The proteins below come from a single uncultured Dethiosulfovibrio sp. genomic window:
- a CDS encoding response regulator yields the protein MIFSLGAVDDDEEILYTLDAMASSQGWSIRTTSDPHTALGWVEEGMVDILLVDYHMPVMSGLELIRRARQTSTSTVIIALTVEQDQEVARGLFIAGADDFVSKPVRLVDFSARIALHGELSRYRKSAGWESSQKGMAEPTARMVMDVLVSSPDALSASEVGQRAGIAYPTAHRYLEYLARKGQIQRERRHEDGKSGRPKTYYSPVD from the coding sequence ATGATTTTTTCCCTTGGTGCGGTAGACGACGACGAGGAAATACTCTACACCCTGGACGCTATGGCGTCCTCTCAGGGATGGTCGATCAGGACCACCAGCGATCCCCACACAGCTCTCGGATGGGTCGAGGAGGGGATGGTGGATATCCTCCTGGTGGACTACCATATGCCGGTTATGAGTGGCCTTGAGCTTATAAGGAGGGCCAGGCAGACCTCAACCTCTACGGTGATAATAGCCCTCACAGTGGAGCAGGATCAGGAGGTCGCCAGAGGTTTGTTTATCGCTGGGGCCGACGATTTCGTATCTAAGCCCGTCAGATTGGTGGATTTCTCAGCGAGGATCGCCCTTCACGGCGAGCTGTCCCGGTATCGTAAGTCCGCAGGCTGGGAGAGCAGCCAGAAGGGCATGGCGGAGCCCACCGCCCGGATGGTTATGGACGTCTTGGTCTCCTCACCGGACGCTCTTTCGGCCTCCGAGGTCGGGCAGAGGGCGGGAATAGCCTACCCTACAGCCCACCGATATCTGGAATATCTGGCCAGAAAAGGTCAGATACAGAGGGAGCGCCGTCACGAGGACGGCAAAAGCGGTCGACCAAAAACATACTATAGCCCTGTTGACTAA